From Linepithema humile isolate Giens D197 chromosome 8, Lhum_UNIL_v1.0, whole genome shotgun sequence, one genomic window encodes:
- the Lap1 gene encoding protein lap1, with the protein MGSAWWQCAACLRTQEEDICELQLNHCNLYDVPPDVFIYERTLEKLYLDANRIKDLPRPLFQCHELRMLSLSDNDITTLPPAIASLINLEHLDLSKNSIKELPDSIKECKSLRSIDISVNPFDRFPDAITHIVGLRELYINDAYIEYLPANFGRLSGLRTLELRENNMMTLPKSMSRLVNLQRLDIGNNDFTELPEVVGDLINLTELWIDGNDIRRVPSNVEQLYRLNHFDCTMNAVHALPMEIRGWRDISIMNLSSNEMYELPDTLCYLRTIVTLKIDDNQLNALPNDIGQMSSLEELIITKNFLEYLPSSIGLLRKLHCLNADNNYLRALPAEIGSCTALSLLSLRSNNLTRVPPELGHLSSLRVLNLVNNGIKFLPVSMLNLSNLKALWLSDNQSQPLVPLQQEFNCEEDMMVLSCFMLPQKPRQDLEQMAQNAGPISSSIIGTGKRICFAAEIDSEVPRQLHRAPTPYPKELRNLARHARNLHHQSIHDQRSTSMSTISVDRTAKICKSNRSASDSGATEHSVSEESSDEANKTVVATEKSPDIREAKYIRNPTSEYIAKAPTVADYVNSTWKPDEYSKANTARIVESEKFIEPYRTTMPVDVTDGKYGEQTRVTVTPKPCDVPPVPPPYHIAAAFSKKAALFQQFNSPTEADSHLPPPSLPFNSPPSSPGVFPNTPKNIDENAESVRTEECETPVREDDRTDLANSSASTDDASMDPREQTTADQACTPIPDSCADPEQNDRALKPSKIPVLKTKHMENSSMNDTSSIKSTSAEEYDAGRTSNAYSIPTSPITGKKYRSPLSTPVKPLDRSRKLTNGNVTSSNACDNANSTDASNVGRANVAAPVETNKIADELNVTSHTTAVANCKSEMNSGRDTPNMNTNGKSVSDVDSFKEQMSPAFNDMLNSERKPKLRWMFGPHKNANVLPVQVRKNPGLGFSIAGGVAGAETGIIVTKVNPDGPAQGTLRPGDKILEVDGIDFTKSDHNNAVAVLRATGAVVSMMISRHQ; encoded by the exons ATAAAAGATCTTCCCAGGCCGCTATTTCAGTGCCACGAGTTGAGAATGCTTTCGCTTAGCGATAATGACATTACTACATTACCACCCGCCATAGCGTCGTTAATCAACCTGGAACATCTAGATCTCAGCAAAAACA GTATAAAAGAGTTACCAGACAGTATAAAGGAATGCAAGAGTCTTCGTTCCATAGACATTAGTGTCAATCCTTTCGACCGTTTTCCGGACGCTATAACGCATATTGTCGGATTGCGTGAGCTCTACATAAATGACGCGTACATAGAATACCTGCCGGCTAATTTCGGACGACTGTCAGGCTTGAGGACGCTCGAGTTGCGGGAGAACAACATGATGACGTTGCCTAAGAGTATGAGCCGCTTGGTGAATCTGCAGAGGCTCGACATCGGCAACAATGACTTCACGGAGCTA CCTGAAGTCGTCGGGGATCTCATCAATCTCACGGAGCTGTGGATCGACGGCAACGATATCAGGCGCGTCCCGTCGAACGTCGAGCAGCTCTACCGCTTGAATCACTTCGACTGCACGATGAACGCGGTGCACGCGCTCCCGATGGAGATACGCGGCTGGCGGGACATTTCGATCATGAATCTGTCTTCGAACGAGATGTACGAGCTGCCCGACACGCTCTGTTACCTGCGCACGATCGTCACCCTCAAGATCGACGACAATCAATTGAACGCACTGCCGAATGACATCGGCCAGATGTCGAGCTTAGAGGAGCTTATAATCACTAAGAACTTTCTCGAGTACTTGCCGTCTTCGATAGGCTTGCTGCGTAAGCTGCACTGTCTCAACGCGGACAATAATTATCTGCGCGCGCTGCCGGCCGAGATTGGCAGCTGCACGGCGCTGTCCTTGCTCTCCTTGCGATCGAACAACTTGACGCGCGTGCCGCCCGAGCTGGGCCACCTGTCCTCGCTGCGGGTGCTCAATCTCGTCAACAACGGCATCAAGTTTTTACCGGTCTCCATGCTGAATCTCAGCAACCTGAAGGCGTTGTGGCTGAGCGACAATCAGAGCCAACCGTTAGTGCCGTTGCAGCAGGAGTTCAATTGCGAGGAGGATATGATGGTGCTGAGCTGTTTCATGCTACCTCAGAAGCCGCGGCAGGATTTAGAGC AAATGGCGCAGAACGCAGGACCGATTTCGAGCTCGATTATCGGAACCGGCAAGAGGATATGTTTCGCTGCTGAGATAGATTCTGAGGTCCCCAGGCAACTTCATCGAGCACCGACCCCTTACCCCAAGGAGCTGCGCAACCTCGCCAGGCACGCCCGTAATCTGCATCATCAATCCATTCACGATCAAAGA AGTACGTCTATGTCTACAATTTCGGTTGATCGCACGGCGAAGATCTGCAAGAGCAATCGCTCGGCGAGCGATTCCGGGGCGACGGAGCACTCAGTGTCCGAGGAGTCCTCCGACGAGGCGAACAAGACGGTGGTAGCGACGGAAAAGAGTCCGGACATCCGAGAGGCTAAGTACATTCGCAATCCCACGTCCGAATACATCGCGAAGGCGCCGACAGTCGCCGATTATGTAAACTCTACGTGGAAGCCGGACGAGTACTCCAAGGCGAACACGGCGAGGATAGTTGAGTCCGAGAAGTTTATCGAGCCTTACAGGACGACGATGCCCGTCGACGTGACGGACGGCAAGTACGGCGAGCAGACGCGGGTGACCGTCACGCCGAAACCCTGCGATGTACCGCCGGTTCCGCCACCATATCACATCGCGGCGGCGTTCTCCAAGAAGGCCGCTCTCTTCCAGCAGTTTAACAGCC CGACCGAGGCGGATTCGCACTTGCCGCCACCTTCGTTGCCCTTCAACTCGCCCCCGAGTTCGCCCGGGGTGTTTCCGAACACGCCGAAGAACATCGATGAGAACGCGGAATCGGTGAGAACCGAAGAGTGCGAGACGCCTGTGCGGGAGGACGACCGAACGGATCTCGCCAATTCAAGCGCGTCGACGGACGACGCGTCGATGGATCCTCGCGAGCAAACCACCGCGGATCAAGCCTGCACGCCGATCCCGGATTCCTGCGCCGATCCCGAACAGAACGATCGGGCCCTCAAGCCAAGCAAAATTCCTGTTCTCAAAACGAAACACATGGAAAATTCGAGTATGAACGACACGAGCTCGATCAAGAGTACCTCGGCCGAAGAGTACGACGCGGGTAGAACGTCGAACGCGTATTCCATACCGACGTCGCCAATCACGGGGAAGAAGTACCGGAGCCCGTTGTCGACGCCGGTGAAACCGCTCGATCGATCGAGGAAGCTGACGAACGGAAACGTCACGAGTAGCAATGCGTGCGACAACGCAAACTCGACCGACGCGTCGAATGTCGGTCGAGCGAACGTCGCCGCTCCCGTTGAAACGAACAAAATCGCTGATGAATTGAACGTCACGTCTCACACCACCGCTGTCGCTAATTGTAAGAGCGAGATGAATTCTGGCCGAGACACGCCGAACATGAATACGAACGGCAAATCAGTGAGCGATGTCGACAGCTTTAAAGAGCAAATGAGTCCCGCATTTAATGACATGCTGAATTCAGAGAGGAAGCCGAAACTCAGGTGGATGTTCGGTCCTCATAAAAACGCGAATGTG CTGCCTGTTCAAGTGAGGAAGAATCCAGGCCTCGGCTTCAGCATAGCTGGCGGAGTGGCGGGTGCGGAGACC GGAATAATCGTGACGAAGGTGAATCCGGATGGACCGGCTCAGGGTACTCTTCGACCGGGGGACAAGATCCTAGAGGTAGACGGCATCGACTTTACCAAATCAGATCACAATAACGCCGTTGCAGTTCTGCGTGCTACCGGCGCTGTTGTGTCTATGATGATAAGTCGCCACCAATGA